In the genome of Cuculus canorus isolate bCucCan1 chromosome 28, bCucCan1.pri, whole genome shotgun sequence, one region contains:
- the LOC104059571 gene encoding natural killer cell receptor 2B4-like isoform X2, with product MPCSMAVARKGASLGCHLEMSQRGGPQCPLALLVLLCPVLLTTAGGRGPLECQEQTVSAGGALQLRPEKPPREWIKVDWRVKLTSGESHRILTAEENKDAASTNGSFNGRAVFHQETLSLQISPVSRADSGVYKAEFEDTSGRVTALCFRVSVWDPVPLPQLEAQILHREQSWCNLSLVCTVPGAGNVSYSWSCSEGTLGDLEPQPRLHLQVHGDAHPTVCCCNVSNLVSWSVARTDIAAACRAAAPGLFKTTLWWAMGLALAISVAFVVTCYWWRKRRKDLQRAPPEPVEQMMTVYEEVGKAQTNQTTNENSEDTARGNTIYTVVCPKTLGRSHPQEPQSTTIYSTIQPMRKVPSLKRKRLDPALVSTAYTEVTGGSRHWRPPSQTLAPSLASHHLS from the exons atgccaTGCTCCATGGCTGTTGCAAGGAAAG GTGCCTCGCTTGGATGTCACCTGGAGATGTCCCAGCGCGGAGGTCCCCAGTGCCCGTTGGCTCTGTTGGTGCTGCTGTGTCCGGTGCTGCTGACCACGGCTGGTGGCCGAG GACCCCTGGAGTGCCAGGAACAAACTGTGTCTGCTGGCGGAGCGCTGCAGCTACGGCCGGAGAAACCCCCACGGGAATGGATAAAGGTCGATTGGAGAGTGAAGTTGACTTCAGGAGAGTCGCATCGGATCCTGACAGCTGAGGAGAATAAAGATGCTGCATCCACCAATGGTTCTTTTAATGGGAGAGCTGTTTTCCACCAGGAGACCCTCTCCCTGCAGATCAGCCCCGTTAGCAGGGCAGACAGTGGGGTCTATAAAGCAGAGTTTGAGGACACATCGGGCCGTGTTACTGCCCTGTGCTTCCGTGTGTCGGTGTGGG ATCCTGTCCCCCTACCACAGCTGGAGGCACAGATCCTgcacagggagcagagctggtgcaACCTCTCCCTGGTCTGCACGGTGCCGGGAGCGGGCAACGTCTCCTACAGCTGGTCCTGCAGCGAGGGTACCCTGGGAGACCTGGAGCCCCAACCCCGGCTGCACTTGCAAGTCCATGGAGATGCCCACCCCACTGTCTGCTGCTGCAACGTGAGCAACCTGGTGAGCTGGAGCGTGGCTCGAACTGACATCGCTGCAGCGTGTCGCGCTGCAGCTCCAG ggctTTTTAAGACCACTCTCTGGTGGGCCATGGGGTTGGCATTGGCCATCTCTGTAGCCTTCGTTGTCACCTGCTACTGGTGGAGGAAGCGAAGAAAGGACCTCCAGAGAG ctcctcctgaaCCCGTTGAGCAGATGATGACGGTCTATGAGGAGGTGGGCAAagcccaaaccaaccaaaccacT AATGAGAACAGTGAGGACACTGCAAGAGGAAACACCATCTACACTGTCGTCTGCCCCAAAACACTG GGACGCAGCCACCCTCAGGAGCCCCAAAGCACCACCATCTACTCCACGATTCAGCCCATGAGGAAG GTTCCTTCTCTCAAGAGGAAGAGGTTGGACCCAGCTTTGGTTTCTACTGCCTACACAGAG GTTACGGGAGGTTCTAGACATTGGCGTCCTCCTTCACAGACCTTGGCCCCATCACTTGccagccaccacctctcttAG
- the LOC104059571 gene encoding natural killer cell receptor 2B4-like isoform X1, with translation MPCSMAVARKGASLGCHLEMSQRGGPQCPLALLVLLCPVLLTTAGGRGPLECQEQTVSAGGALQLRPEKPPREWIKVDWRVKLTSGESHRILTAEENKDAASTNGSFNGRAVFHQETLSLQISPVSRADSGVYKAEFEDTSGRVTALCFRVSVWDPVPLPQLEAQILHREQSWCNLSLVCTVPGAGNVSYSWSCSEGTLGDLEPQPRLHLQVHGDAHPTVCCCNVSNLVSWSVARTDIAAACRAAAPGLFKTTLWWAMGLALAISVAFVVTCYWWRKRRKDLQRAPPEPVEQMMTVYEEVGKAQTNQTTNENSEDTARGNTIYTVVCPKTLQGRSHPQEPQSTTIYSTIQPMRKVPSLKRKRLDPALVSTAYTEVTGGSRHWRPPSQTLAPSLASHHLS, from the exons atgccaTGCTCCATGGCTGTTGCAAGGAAAG GTGCCTCGCTTGGATGTCACCTGGAGATGTCCCAGCGCGGAGGTCCCCAGTGCCCGTTGGCTCTGTTGGTGCTGCTGTGTCCGGTGCTGCTGACCACGGCTGGTGGCCGAG GACCCCTGGAGTGCCAGGAACAAACTGTGTCTGCTGGCGGAGCGCTGCAGCTACGGCCGGAGAAACCCCCACGGGAATGGATAAAGGTCGATTGGAGAGTGAAGTTGACTTCAGGAGAGTCGCATCGGATCCTGACAGCTGAGGAGAATAAAGATGCTGCATCCACCAATGGTTCTTTTAATGGGAGAGCTGTTTTCCACCAGGAGACCCTCTCCCTGCAGATCAGCCCCGTTAGCAGGGCAGACAGTGGGGTCTATAAAGCAGAGTTTGAGGACACATCGGGCCGTGTTACTGCCCTGTGCTTCCGTGTGTCGGTGTGGG ATCCTGTCCCCCTACCACAGCTGGAGGCACAGATCCTgcacagggagcagagctggtgcaACCTCTCCCTGGTCTGCACGGTGCCGGGAGCGGGCAACGTCTCCTACAGCTGGTCCTGCAGCGAGGGTACCCTGGGAGACCTGGAGCCCCAACCCCGGCTGCACTTGCAAGTCCATGGAGATGCCCACCCCACTGTCTGCTGCTGCAACGTGAGCAACCTGGTGAGCTGGAGCGTGGCTCGAACTGACATCGCTGCAGCGTGTCGCGCTGCAGCTCCAG ggctTTTTAAGACCACTCTCTGGTGGGCCATGGGGTTGGCATTGGCCATCTCTGTAGCCTTCGTTGTCACCTGCTACTGGTGGAGGAAGCGAAGAAAGGACCTCCAGAGAG ctcctcctgaaCCCGTTGAGCAGATGATGACGGTCTATGAGGAGGTGGGCAAagcccaaaccaaccaaaccacT AATGAGAACAGTGAGGACACTGCAAGAGGAAACACCATCTACACTGTCGTCTGCCCCAAAACACTG CAGGGACGCAGCCACCCTCAGGAGCCCCAAAGCACCACCATCTACTCCACGATTCAGCCCATGAGGAAG GTTCCTTCTCTCAAGAGGAAGAGGTTGGACCCAGCTTTGGTTTCTACTGCCTACACAGAG GTTACGGGAGGTTCTAGACATTGGCGTCCTCCTTCACAGACCTTGGCCCCATCACTTGccagccaccacctctcttAG
- the LOC104059571 gene encoding natural killer cell receptor 2B4-like isoform X3, whose protein sequence is MPCSMAVARKGPLECQEQTVSAGGALQLRPEKPPREWIKVDWRVKLTSGESHRILTAEENKDAASTNGSFNGRAVFHQETLSLQISPVSRADSGVYKAEFEDTSGRVTALCFRVSVWDPVPLPQLEAQILHREQSWCNLSLVCTVPGAGNVSYSWSCSEGTLGDLEPQPRLHLQVHGDAHPTVCCCNVSNLVSWSVARTDIAAACRAAAPGLFKTTLWWAMGLALAISVAFVVTCYWWRKRRKDLQRAPPEPVEQMMTVYEEVGKAQTNQTTNENSEDTARGNTIYTVVCPKTLQGRSHPQEPQSTTIYSTIQPMRKVPSLKRKRLDPALVSTAYTEVTGGSRHWRPPSQTLAPSLASHHLS, encoded by the exons atgccaTGCTCCATGGCTGTTGCAAGGAAAG GACCCCTGGAGTGCCAGGAACAAACTGTGTCTGCTGGCGGAGCGCTGCAGCTACGGCCGGAGAAACCCCCACGGGAATGGATAAAGGTCGATTGGAGAGTGAAGTTGACTTCAGGAGAGTCGCATCGGATCCTGACAGCTGAGGAGAATAAAGATGCTGCATCCACCAATGGTTCTTTTAATGGGAGAGCTGTTTTCCACCAGGAGACCCTCTCCCTGCAGATCAGCCCCGTTAGCAGGGCAGACAGTGGGGTCTATAAAGCAGAGTTTGAGGACACATCGGGCCGTGTTACTGCCCTGTGCTTCCGTGTGTCGGTGTGGG ATCCTGTCCCCCTACCACAGCTGGAGGCACAGATCCTgcacagggagcagagctggtgcaACCTCTCCCTGGTCTGCACGGTGCCGGGAGCGGGCAACGTCTCCTACAGCTGGTCCTGCAGCGAGGGTACCCTGGGAGACCTGGAGCCCCAACCCCGGCTGCACTTGCAAGTCCATGGAGATGCCCACCCCACTGTCTGCTGCTGCAACGTGAGCAACCTGGTGAGCTGGAGCGTGGCTCGAACTGACATCGCTGCAGCGTGTCGCGCTGCAGCTCCAG ggctTTTTAAGACCACTCTCTGGTGGGCCATGGGGTTGGCATTGGCCATCTCTGTAGCCTTCGTTGTCACCTGCTACTGGTGGAGGAAGCGAAGAAAGGACCTCCAGAGAG ctcctcctgaaCCCGTTGAGCAGATGATGACGGTCTATGAGGAGGTGGGCAAagcccaaaccaaccaaaccacT AATGAGAACAGTGAGGACACTGCAAGAGGAAACACCATCTACACTGTCGTCTGCCCCAAAACACTG CAGGGACGCAGCCACCCTCAGGAGCCCCAAAGCACCACCATCTACTCCACGATTCAGCCCATGAGGAAG GTTCCTTCTCTCAAGAGGAAGAGGTTGGACCCAGCTTTGGTTTCTACTGCCTACACAGAG GTTACGGGAGGTTCTAGACATTGGCGTCCTCCTTCACAGACCTTGGCCCCATCACTTGccagccaccacctctcttAG
- the LOC104059571 gene encoding natural killer cell receptor 2B4-like isoform X4 codes for MPCSMAVARKGASLGCHLEMSQRGGPQCPLALLVLLCPVLLTTAGGRGPLECQEQTVSAGGALQLRPEKPPREWIKVDWRVKLTSGESHRILTAEENKDAASTNGSFNGRAVFHQETLSLQISPVSRADSGVYKAEFEDTSGRVTALCFRVSVWDPVPLPQLEAQILHREQSWCNLSLVCTVPGAGNVSYSWSCSEGTLGDLEPQPRLHLQVHGDAHPTVCCCNVSNLVSWSVARTDIAAACRAAAPGLFKTTLWWAMGLALAISVAFVVTCYWWRKRRKDLQRAGTQPPSGAPKHHHLLHDSAHEEGSFSQEEEVGPSFGFYCLHRGYGRF; via the exons atgccaTGCTCCATGGCTGTTGCAAGGAAAG GTGCCTCGCTTGGATGTCACCTGGAGATGTCCCAGCGCGGAGGTCCCCAGTGCCCGTTGGCTCTGTTGGTGCTGCTGTGTCCGGTGCTGCTGACCACGGCTGGTGGCCGAG GACCCCTGGAGTGCCAGGAACAAACTGTGTCTGCTGGCGGAGCGCTGCAGCTACGGCCGGAGAAACCCCCACGGGAATGGATAAAGGTCGATTGGAGAGTGAAGTTGACTTCAGGAGAGTCGCATCGGATCCTGACAGCTGAGGAGAATAAAGATGCTGCATCCACCAATGGTTCTTTTAATGGGAGAGCTGTTTTCCACCAGGAGACCCTCTCCCTGCAGATCAGCCCCGTTAGCAGGGCAGACAGTGGGGTCTATAAAGCAGAGTTTGAGGACACATCGGGCCGTGTTACTGCCCTGTGCTTCCGTGTGTCGGTGTGGG ATCCTGTCCCCCTACCACAGCTGGAGGCACAGATCCTgcacagggagcagagctggtgcaACCTCTCCCTGGTCTGCACGGTGCCGGGAGCGGGCAACGTCTCCTACAGCTGGTCCTGCAGCGAGGGTACCCTGGGAGACCTGGAGCCCCAACCCCGGCTGCACTTGCAAGTCCATGGAGATGCCCACCCCACTGTCTGCTGCTGCAACGTGAGCAACCTGGTGAGCTGGAGCGTGGCTCGAACTGACATCGCTGCAGCGTGTCGCGCTGCAGCTCCAG ggctTTTTAAGACCACTCTCTGGTGGGCCATGGGGTTGGCATTGGCCATCTCTGTAGCCTTCGTTGTCACCTGCTACTGGTGGAGGAAGCGAAGAAAGGACCTCCAGAGAG CAGGGACGCAGCCACCCTCAGGAGCCCCAAAGCACCACCATCTACTCCACGATTCAGCCCATGAGGAAG GTTCCTTCTCTCAAGAGGAAGAGGTTGGACCCAGCTTTGGTTTCTACTGCCTACACAGAG GTTACGGGAGGTTCTAG
- the LOC104059571 gene encoding natural killer cell receptor 2B4-like isoform X5, producing the protein MPCSMAVARKGASLGCHLEMSQRGGPQCPLALLVLLCPVLLTTAGGRGPLECQEQTVSAGGALQLRPEKPPREWIKVDWRVKLTSGESHRILTAEENKDAASTNGSFNGRAVFHQETLSLQISPVSRADSGVYKAEFEDTSGRVTALCFRVSVWDPVPLPQLEAQILHREQSWCNLSLVCTVPGAGNVSYSWSCSEGTLGDLEPQPRLHLQVHGDAHPTVCCCNVSNLVSWSVARTDIAAACRAAAPGLFKTTLWWAMGLALAISVAFVVTCYWWRKRRKDLQRGTQPPSGAPKHHHLLHDSAHEEGSFSQEEEVGPSFGFYCLHRGYGRF; encoded by the exons atgccaTGCTCCATGGCTGTTGCAAGGAAAG GTGCCTCGCTTGGATGTCACCTGGAGATGTCCCAGCGCGGAGGTCCCCAGTGCCCGTTGGCTCTGTTGGTGCTGCTGTGTCCGGTGCTGCTGACCACGGCTGGTGGCCGAG GACCCCTGGAGTGCCAGGAACAAACTGTGTCTGCTGGCGGAGCGCTGCAGCTACGGCCGGAGAAACCCCCACGGGAATGGATAAAGGTCGATTGGAGAGTGAAGTTGACTTCAGGAGAGTCGCATCGGATCCTGACAGCTGAGGAGAATAAAGATGCTGCATCCACCAATGGTTCTTTTAATGGGAGAGCTGTTTTCCACCAGGAGACCCTCTCCCTGCAGATCAGCCCCGTTAGCAGGGCAGACAGTGGGGTCTATAAAGCAGAGTTTGAGGACACATCGGGCCGTGTTACTGCCCTGTGCTTCCGTGTGTCGGTGTGGG ATCCTGTCCCCCTACCACAGCTGGAGGCACAGATCCTgcacagggagcagagctggtgcaACCTCTCCCTGGTCTGCACGGTGCCGGGAGCGGGCAACGTCTCCTACAGCTGGTCCTGCAGCGAGGGTACCCTGGGAGACCTGGAGCCCCAACCCCGGCTGCACTTGCAAGTCCATGGAGATGCCCACCCCACTGTCTGCTGCTGCAACGTGAGCAACCTGGTGAGCTGGAGCGTGGCTCGAACTGACATCGCTGCAGCGTGTCGCGCTGCAGCTCCAG ggctTTTTAAGACCACTCTCTGGTGGGCCATGGGGTTGGCATTGGCCATCTCTGTAGCCTTCGTTGTCACCTGCTACTGGTGGAGGAAGCGAAGAAAGGACCTCCAGAGAG GGACGCAGCCACCCTCAGGAGCCCCAAAGCACCACCATCTACTCCACGATTCAGCCCATGAGGAAG GTTCCTTCTCTCAAGAGGAAGAGGTTGGACCCAGCTTTGGTTTCTACTGCCTACACAGAG GTTACGGGAGGTTCTAG